The Lycium barbarum isolate Lr01 chromosome 12, ASM1917538v2, whole genome shotgun sequence genome includes a region encoding these proteins:
- the LOC132621627 gene encoding protein PLASTID TRANSCRIPTIONALLY ACTIVE 12, chloroplastic, protein MASILSTSLYQDRGLRNMVSTDGFVPSICCPYRKTLFTGTIPVSIWKLKFVSSSPFQKAPLAPCIKCENKEKNEGSLEQVSVERYPYHSYMDSTSGQLEPASGARASIPGQEYWPEGTASRVRAARAPEPDGISTGTPSYGKNPGSRRKKYKASAATSQPSDINVISDDSLENPDNVPEEPKDLSTEYVIYQPEQEEEELTGYELDKRHGRPHPFIDPKAKKEIGKPLTSEELWWNWRKPEKEQWSRWQRRRPDVETVFLKAMAETGQVKLYGEHPTLTETALYRARRHIYKEERLHAEKEKMEKIGPIAYYSEWVKAWKRDTSREAIQKHFEETGEDENTQLIEMFSHQTDREYRIMMGTDIRIPRDPLAMRMREDQIKQIWGGDPVYPTINYIQDPDEVIDYRGPDFHEPTPNMLAYLKEHGKVISREELEKILSKEKTEEIEVAEIDEAMARAVDIGENDDEEEGSEAEGEEEDEKITRNWSVLKSNPELRKSKDKPKKKDMSLDEAVDDSENLTDFLMDFDEDE, encoded by the exons ATGGCTTCTATATTGTCTACTTCCTTGTATCAAG ATAGAGGACTGAGAAATATGGTCTCTACAGATGGATTTGTGCCTAGCATTTGCTGCCCTTATCGGAAG ACATTGTTTACAGGTACTATTCCTGTTTCAATATGGAAGCTCAAATTTGTCTCCAGCAGTCCATTTCAAAAGGCTCCTTTAGCTCCTTGTATAAAGTGTGAGAACAAAGAAAAGAATGAGGGCTCCCTTGAGCAGGTATCTGTTGAGCGTTACCCTTATCACAGTTATATGGACTCCACTTCTGGGCAGCTTGAACCAGCATCTGGAGCTCGCGCTAGTATTCCTGGGCAGGAGTACTGGCCAGAAGGCACAGCTAGTCGAGTTCGGGCCGCCAGGGCTCCTGAACCCGATGGTATTTCAACTGGAACTCCATCTTATGGGAAAAATCCTGGAAGTAGAAGAAAGAAGTACAAGGCATCTGCTGCCACTTCCCAGCCTTCAGACATTAATGTAATTTCTGATGATTCTCTGGAGAATCCGGATAATGTACCAGAAGAGCCAAAGGATCTTTCCACAGAGTATGTCATTTATCAGCCTGAACAAGAAGAAGAGGAGCTGACAGGCTATGAACTGGATAAAAGACATGGACGGCCCCACCCATTTATTGATCCAAAGGCAAAGAAGGAAATAGGGAAGCCACTTACTAGTGAAGAACTATGGTGGAATTGGAGAAAGCCTGAAAAAGAGCAATGGTCTAGGTGGCAGAGGCGGCGTCCTGATGTTGAAACG GTGTTTCTTAAAGCTATGGCGGAGACAGGACAAGTAAAGCTCTATGGTGAGCATCCTACATTGACGGAAACTGCGCTTTATAGAGCGAGGAGACATATATATAAGGAGGAAAG GCTACACGctgaaaaagaaaaaatggaAAAGATTGGTCCTATTGCATACTACTCAGAGTGGGTCAAAGCTTGGAAGAGAGACACTTCTCGTGAAGCCATTCAAAAGCATTTTGAAGAGACTGGTGAAGATGAGAACACTCAACTCATCGAAATGTTCAGCCATCAAACAGATCGTGAATACCGCATAATGATGGGAACTGATATTCGTATTCCTCGTGATCCGTTGGCCATGAGAATGCGGGAGGATCAGATAAAACAAA TTTGGGGTGGAGATCCAGTTTACCCAACCATTAATTACATTCAGGATCCCGATGAAGTGATTGATTATAGGGGTCCAGACTTCCATGAACCAACACCAAATATGTTGGCCTATCTGAAAGAG CATGGAAAAGTAATATCAAGAGAGGAGCTAGAGAAAATTCTGTCCAAAGAGAAGACGGAAGAAATCGAG GTGGCAGAAATTGATGAAGCTATGGCACGAGCTGTTGACATAGGTGAAAATGAT GATGAAGAAGAAGGAAGTGAGGCTGAAGGTGAAGAGGAGGATGAGAAAATTACACGCAATTGGAGTGTTTTGAAAAGCAATCCCGAGCTTCGCAAATCGAAG GATAAACCCAAAAAGAAAGACATGTCTCTGGATGAAGCAGTAGACGATTCTGAGAATTTAACAGACTTCCTTATGGACTTTGATGAGGATGAGTGA
- the LOC132621626 gene encoding hydroxyproline O-galactosyltransferase GALT2, with protein MMKRLKNEASSVRRFKLSYILLGLAAFYLVLICVKFPEFLESAAVSSSDDIDVAIDVEDDSGSGESALFHNNVREYVTPREEENEVSLAHKEPRKLHYGRITAAILKRRNMERNLSILDRMADEAWSLGSKAWEELDKYEEKGIEMNSILEGKPESCPSWISSRGAEIAKTDHMMFLPCGLAAGSSITLIGTPHYAHHEYVPKLAKTSGGDALVLVSQFMIELQGLKSVVGEDPPKILHLNPRIRGDWSRRPVIEHNTCYRMQWGTAHRCDGLPSKYDDDMLVDGFLRCEKWMRNDIVDTRESKIFSWFDRFIGRAKKPEVTWPFPFVEGRMFVMTIRAGFDGYHINVGGRHVTSFPYRTGFTLEDATGLAIRGDVDIHSVYATSLPTSHPSFSPQRVLDFSEKWKSLPLPRNHIQLFIGVLSATNHFAERMAIRKTWMRASAIKSSDIAVRFFVALNPRKELNSILKKEADYFGDIVIVPFIDRYELVVLKTIAICEYGVQNVTAAYIMKCDDDTFIRVDAVLREIQRVPPRRSLYMGNLNLLHRPLRTGKWAVSFEEWPEDVYPPYANGPGYVITSDIAKHIISQYRNRSLRIFKMEDVSMGMWVENYNSSTPVQYSHNWKFCQYGCMEDYFTAHYQSPRHMFCLWNNLLKGKAHCCNF; from the exons ATGATGAAGAGATTGAAAAATGAAGCTTCAAGTGTGAGAAGGTTCAAATTGTCGTATATTTTACTGGGTTTAGCTGCATTTTACTTGGTCCTAATCTGTGTGAAGTTTCCGGAGTTTCTTGAAAGCGCTGCTGTTTCGAGTAGTGATGATATTGATGTAGCTATAGATGTGGAGGATGATAGTGGAAGTGGAGAATCCGCTTTATTTCATAATAATGTAAGGGAATATGTGACACCTCGAGAGGAGGAAAATGAAGTATCTTTGGCACATAAAGAGCCTCGTAAGCTTCATTATGGTCGAATTACTGCAGCTATACTGAAACGACGGAATATGGAGCGGAATCTTTCTATTTTGGATAGAATGGCGGATGAAGCTTGGAGTTTAGGGTCGAAAGCTTGGGAAGAATTGGATAAATATGAGGAGAAGGGGATCGAGATGAATTCAATACTCGAGGGAAAGCCGGAGTCTTGTCCTTCGTGGATTTCGAGTAGGGGAGCAGAAATTGCTAAAACAGATCATATGATGTTTCTACCATGTGGGCTTGCAGCAGGTTCGTCGATAACACTTATTGGTACTCCTCATTATGCCCATCATGAGTACGTACCGAAGCTTGCTAAAACAAGCGGTGGTGATGCATTAGTCTTGGTTTCACAATTTATGATCGAGTTACAAGGTTTAAAGTCCGTGGTTGGTGAAGATCCACCAAAGATTTTGCATCTGAATCCTAGAATAAGAGGAGATTGGAGCCGTCGACCAGTGATCGAGCACAATACTTGCTATAGAATGCAATGGGGAACAGCTCATAGGTGTGATGGTTTACCCTCCAAGTATGATGATGACATGCTTG TTGATGGATTTTTGAGATGTGAGAAGTGGATGCGGAATGACATTGTTGATACCCGAGAGTCGAAAATATTCTCATGGTTTGATCGATTCATTGGACGTGCAAAGAAACCAGAGGTGACATGGCCTTTCCCATTTGTGGAGGGTAGGATGTTTGTTATGACTATTCGTGCTGGTTTTGATGGCTATCATATCAATGTAGGCGGGCGGCATGtgacttcatttccatatcgaaCT GGCTTCACACTGGAAGATGCTACAGGGTTGGCAATCAGAGGTGATGTAGATATACATTCGGTTTATGCGACATCTCTTCCAACCTCTCATCCTAGTTTTTCTCCCCAAAGAGTGCTGGACTTCTCAGAGAAGTGGAAATCTCTTCCTTTACCCCGGAATCACATTCAACTTTTCATTGGGGTGCTTTCTGCCACCAATCACTTTGCTGAGCGTATGGCTATCAGGAAAACATGGATGCGGGCTTCAGCCATCAAGTCTTCAGACATAGCAGTCCGCTTCTTTGTTGCATTG AATCCACGAAAGGAGTTGAATTCTATACTGAAGAAGGAAGCAGATTACTTTGGGGACATTGTGATTGTCCCCTTTATCGACAGATACGAGCTAGTGGTTCTAAAAACTATTGCCATCTGCGAGTATGGG GTTCAGAATGTGACAGCTGCATATATCATGAAATGTGACGATGATACTTTCATCAGGGTAGATGCAGTCCTGAGAGAAATTCAACGTGTTCCTCCTAGACGATCTCTTTACATGGGCAATCTTAATCTCTTGCATAGACCACTTCGAACAGGAAAATGGGCCGTATCATTTGAG GAGTGGCCAGAAGATGTATACCCACCTTATGCTAATGGACCAGGATATGTAATTACAAGTGATATTGCCAAACATATCATTTCTCAATATCGGAATCGAAGCTTACGG ATTTTCAAAATGGAGGACGTGAGCATGGGTATGTGGGTTGAGAATTACAACAGTTCAACTCCTGTACAGTACTCTCACAACTGGAAGTTTTGTCAATATGGATGTATGGAAGATTATTTCACGGCTCATTATCAGTCTCCACGACATATGTTCTGTCTGTGGAACAACTTGCTCAAGGGTAAGGCTCATTGCTGCAATTTTTAG